A region of Culicoides brevitarsis isolate CSIRO-B50_1 chromosome 1, AGI_CSIRO_Cbre_v1, whole genome shotgun sequence DNA encodes the following proteins:
- the LOC134838113 gene encoding glutathione S-transferase 2-like, whose amino-acid sequence MSLKFYYIFESAEYREVILTADQLNVEVMTHKNSMSLGDNFKAQFLRYKPQELPPTFYDHTIGQALWETKAIIIYLAEKYDSQNCDLYPADPLFKARINEILFFDETILKKSFKDFWYPQVFEGKPGSFEKLSQMERALEHLDTLLARDKWAAGPHLTLADLVLQASIANFCVIGQKDIGRYENIERWHRNCEKWVKGFKKNITGALECKKLFDLLK is encoded by the coding sequence ATGTCCCTCAAATTTTACTACATTTTTGAGTCGGCCGAGTACCGAGAGGTGATTCTCACGGCGGACCAGTTAAATGTCGAAGTAATGACCCACAAAAATAGCATGTCACTGGGCGATAATTTTAAAGCGCAATTTTTGCGGTACAAGCCACAAGAGCTCCCGCCAACTTTTTACGATCACACAATCGGACAGGCGTTGTGGGAGACAAAAGCGATCATTATCTACTTGGCTGAGAAGTACGACAGTCAAAATTGTGATTTATATCCGGCAGATCCGCTTTTCAAAGCGCGCATCAACGAAATACTCTTCTTCGACGAaacaattctcaaaaaaagtttcaaggaTTTTTGGTATCCGCAAGTTTTCGAAGGCAAGCCGGGTTCTTTTGAGAAACTCAGTCAAATGGAACGCGCGTTGGAGCATCTAGACACCTTATTGGCACGAGATAAATGGGCAGCTGGTCCCCATTTGACCTTGGCGGACTTGGTATTACAAGCAAGCATCGCGAACTTTTGCGTTATCGGACAAAAGGACATTGGACGGTACGAAAACATCGAACGGTGGCACCGAAACTGCGAAAAATGGGTCAAGGGCTTCAAGAAAAACATCACTGGCGCACtagaatgcaaaaaattgtttgatttgttgaaataa
- the LOC134838370 gene encoding enoyl-CoA hydratase domain-containing protein 3, mitochondrial, producing MFARVIKSAITSPRLVLISTRNCSAFTQVTEKDGIREIRLNNEKTKNSLSLQMMNNLISDITRDENNETLRAIVLSSTGNVFSAGHNLKELTKESGPEHHKAVFTRCADLMLAIMNSPVPIIAKVDGLATAAGCQLVATCDIVVCSERSKFSTPGANFGIFCSTPGIALARAVPRMQASYMLLTGLPIDAKEAKNSGLVTDVVPKEELDARVEEICEAIKHKSRSVVELGKKFFYAQLNFDVKTAYDLGAQTMVSNLKMKDGAEGIQSFVEKRKPKWSHKN from the exons atgtttGCCAGAGTGATAAAAAGTGCAATTACGAGTCCAAGACTTGtcttaatt tccACAAGAAATTGTTCAGCATTTACTCAAGTGACGGAAAAAGATGGAATTCGTGAAATTAGACTCAATAACGAGAAAACCAA AAACTCCCTTTCGCTCCAAATGATGAACAATCTCATCTCCGACATCACTCGTGACGAAAACAACGAAACTTTACGTGCCATCGTTCTCTCATCCACGGGAAATGTCTTTTCCGCCGGTCACAACTTGAAAGAACTTACCAAAGAATCCGGACCAGAACATCACAAAGCAGTTTTTACACGTTGTGCGGATTTAATGCTCGCCATAATGAATTCACCGGTGCCAATAATCGCCAAAGTCGATGGTCTCGCAACGGCAGCTGGATGTCAACTTGTAGCAACTTGTGACATTGTTGTCTGTTCGGAACGCAGCAAATTCTCGACGCCTGGTGCGAATTTCGGGATTTTCTGTTCGACACCGGGAATTGCCTTGGCTCGGGCAGTGCCACGTATGCAAGCGAGTTACATGTTGCTAACGGGACTGCCGATTGATGCGAAAGAAGCCAAAAACAGTGGATTAGTGACGGATGTTGTGCCAAAGGAAGAGCTGGATGCGAGAGTTGAGGAGATTTGTGAAGCAATTAAGCACAAAAGTCGATCTGTGGTTGAATTGGGAAAGAAATTCTTTTATGCGCAGTTGAATTTTGACGTGAAAACCGCGTATGACTTGGGCGCGCAAACGATGGTGTCGAATTTGAAGATGAAAGACGGGGCAGAGGGCATTCAGAGCTTTGTGGAGAAGAGAAAGCCCAAGTGgagtcataaaaattaa
- the LOC134838086 gene encoding uncharacterized protein LOC134838086, producing the protein MAQNSQDEQNTIAPPQNVTYVATLESGGQQNAVVSHRRTISIVSQSTLSADVFLTPQSVRHEDFVKKSWLENAHKRSASASSFFSVVSEKEKQKSEMTNMVTVNGFANPGYLDEPDFTNKGQNGTLKYPVREQYWTCTTLSSRERIFVGVIIVLTLIVITLMTILLYKHFCPDKDIEKYLPPWIQGRSTDER; encoded by the exons atggcTCAAAATTCGCAAGATGAGCAAAATACAATTGCGCCGCCACAAAATGTGACGTACGTTGCGACATTGGAGTCGGGAGGACAGCAAAATGCAGTGGTTTCACATCGGCGGACAATTTCGATCGTTAGTCAGTCAACGTTGAGTGCCGATGTGTTTCTTACGCCACAAAGTGTTCGTCACGaggattttgtgaaaaaatcatGGCTGGAGAATGCTCATAAGCGGAGTGCGAGTGCGTCGAGCTTTTTTAGTGTCGTTTctgaaaaggaaaaacaaaaaagtgaaatgacAAATATGGTTACCGTTAATGGATTTGCTAATCCTGGATATCTCGATGAACCGGATTTCACAAATAAAGGACAAAATGGAACTTTGAA atatccCGTTCGTGAGCAATATTGGACTTGCACAACACTCTCGTCACGAGAAAGGATCTTCGTAGGTGTTATCATCGTCCTCACTTTAATCGTAATTACCCTGATGACGATCCTCCTGTACAAACACTTTTGCCCCGATAAAGACATTGAGAAATATTTGCCACCGTGGATTCAAGGTCGCAGCACCGATGAGCGATaa
- the LOC134838085 gene encoding lysosomal alpha-mannosidase-like isoform X2: MRFIQIFAVTLFISVIQARPNQNFDSNLRIKIIRLQDDSNEELLKYAVKDEGAKCGYDSCPKPQKNKLNVHLVPHTHDDVGWLKTVDQYYYGSRSGIQKAGVQYILDSVVQALLNDPAKKFIYVESAFFFKWYDEQTPELQEKVKMLVNEGRLEFIGGAWSMNDEADTHYNSVVDQFTWGLRRLNDTFGECGRPKVGWQIDPFGHSREQASMFAQMGYDGLFFGRLDWQDKQNRLKTQTAEMIWHGSANLGESSDLFTGVLFNNYGPPPGFCWDVLCDDEPINDDRFSPDYNVQQRVDEFFAFVEQQAKHYRTNNIIMTMGGDFTYMDANVYYKNLDKLIRYGNERQKNNSDINLFYSTPSCYLKALYESELTWPEKSDDFFPYSSDPHAFWTGYFTSRPTVKRFERVGNHFLQVCKQLSSFSPVPADHYDAHLTALREAMGVMQHHDAITGTEKQKVAFDYARILYRGMQACNANVKTALNQLTTKDTDKTKKSEFSFSSCTRLNVSMCDVTETTEKFIVTAYNPLAHSVFEYIRVPVQGDNYLVQDYRNVEIKHQVVSVPDAVKRLDFRESNSTYELVFLAPELPPLGYKSFFVTRLKNKDSNASETKEQVQLKDSFPSTSEEGRVTIGNKYLNLSFGEDGFLESVTTEGVTHNLTQYFVWYQGAVGNNMEYLNRSSGAYIFRPNNTEQLVSKKAELQVVRGLHVEEVRQVFNDWVSQVVRVYREENFVEFEWMIGGIPTDDGLGKEVVSRFYSSVQSNGTFFTDSNGREMLRRERNHRDTWKVMLEEKIAGNYYPVTTRLAIEDEETRFAMLTDRAQGGTSLFDGSLELMVHRRLLHDDAFGVAEALNEKGVDGKGLVARGKHWLVIGKKSTPSPTIYARERFLQNQKLLPNWLFFSDASKFEYGDWMKSYSNIYSALSVSLPMNIHLLTFEPWRRDKLNGDSYLLRFEHLLEKDEDPEYSKPVTFNLQDVFRGFDIAELKETTLAGNQWLADAKRFKFTPDPKEIRFDNVNQRYDYRINPYQKATSDNEVDPERDTEELSFRKYGLDYEITLKPMQIRTFVMQMNPELYDH, translated from the exons ATGAGGTTCATCCAAATATTTGCCGTGACGCTATTCATTAGCGTAATTCAAGCACGTcctaatcaaaattttgacagtaatTTGCGTATTAAAATCATTCGATTGCAAGACGATTCGAATGAAGAACTGCTCAAATATGCCGTCAAAGACGAAGGAGCTAAGTGTGGATATGAT tCTTGCCCAAAGCCGCAGAAAAATAAGCTGAATGTACATCTTGTCCCGCACACCCATGACGACGTTGGTTGGCTCAAAACCGTCGATCAGTACTACTACGGAAGTCGCAGTGGCATCCAAAAAGCTGGCGTTCAGTATATTTTGGATTCTGTGGTACAAGCTCTCTTAAATGATCCCGCAAAGAAGTTTATTTATGTCGAATCTGCCTTTTTCTTCAAATGGTATGACGAACAAACTCCCGAACtgcaagaaaaagtaaaaatgctCGTGAACGAAGGACGTTTAGAGTTCATCGGAggt gCTTGGAGCATGAATGACGAAGCCGACACACATTACAACAGTGTCGTTGATCAATTCACCTGGGGATTACGAAGATTGAATGATACCTTTGGGGAATGCGGCAGACCAAAAGTCGGTTGGCAAATCGATCCCTTTGGACATTCGCGTGAACAAGCATCGATGTTTGCTCAAATGGGTTACGATGGTTTGTTTTTCGGACGATTGGATTGGCAGGACAAGCAAAATCGCTTGAAAACTCAAACCGCGGAGATGATTTGGCATGGAAGTGCGAATTTGGGAGAAAGTAGCGATTTGTTCACTGGAGTGTTGTTTAATAATTATGGACCTCCGCCAGGTTTTTGTTGGGATGTGTTGTGTGATGATGAGCCAATTAATGATGATAGGTTCAGCCCGGATTATAATGTGCAACAAAGg gtggatgaatttttcgcatttgTTGAGCAACAAGCGAAACATTACCGCACTAATAATATCATCATGACAATGGGAGGTGACTTTACTTACATGGATGCCAATgtctattataaaaatttggacaAATTAATAAg gtacGGCAACGAGCGTCAAAAGAACAATTCCGACATAAATCTCTTTTATTCGACACCTTCATGCTATTTGAAGGCATTATATGAGTCTGAACTCACCTGGCCCGAGAAATCCGACGACTTTTTCCCATATTCTTCTGATCCGCATGCCTTTTGGACGGGATATTTCACCTCACGCCCGACTGTGAAGCGATTTGAACGTGTcggaaatcattttttgcaagtttGTAAGCAACTTTCTTCTTTCTCGCCCGTTCCTGCGGACCATTATGATGCACATTTAACTGCTTTGCGTGAAGCGATGGGAGTGATGCAACATCATGACGCCATTACCGGCACAGAAAAGCAAAAAGTTGCCTTCGATTATGCGAGAATTTTGTATCGCGGAATGCAAGCCTGCAATGCGAATGTGAAAACGGCCTTGAATCAACTCACGACGAAAGACACGGATAAAACGAAGAAAAGTGAATTTTCGTTCAGTTCTTGCACGAGATTGAACGTCAGCATGTGCGATGTGACAGAAACGACGGAGAAATTTATTGTGACGGCATATAATCCGTTGGCGCATTCCGTCTTTGAATATATTCGAGTGCCAGTTCAAGGTGACAATTATTTGGTGCAGGATTATAGAAATGTGGAAATTAAGCATCAAGTTGTTTCGGTTCCGGATGCCGTGAAACGATTGGACTTTAGAGAAAGTAATTCGACGTATGAATTGGTGTTTTTGGCTCCGGAATTGCCTCCATTGGGTTATAAGAGTTTCTttgtt actcGACTCAAGAATAAAGACTCAAATGCTTCAGAAACAAAGGAACAAGTCCAATTGAAGGATAGCTTCCCATCGACATCGGAAGAGGGACGAGTGACAATCGGAAAtaag TACCTCAACCTCTCCTTCGGCGAAGACGGTTTCCTCGAATCTGTGACAACGGAAGGCGTCACTCACAACCTCACTCAATACTTTGTCTGGTATCAAGGAGCAGTCGGCAATAACATGGAATATTTGAATCGTTCCTCGGGTGCTTACATCTTCCGTCCCAACAACACGGAGCAACTTGTCTCCAAAAAGGCAGAACTCCAAGTCGTTCGCGGTTTGCATGTCGAGGAAGTTCGTCAAGTGTTCAACGACTGGGTGAGTCAAGTCGTTCGCGTTTATCGCGAAGAAAATTTCGTCGAATTCGAATGGATGATCGGAGGAATCCCCACGGACGACGGTCTTGGCAAGGAAGTTGTTTCACGTTTTTATAGTTCCGTCCAAAGCAACGGAACATTTTTCACTGATTCAAATGGGCGCGAAATGCTTCGCCGCGAAAGGAATCATCGTGACACATGGAAAGTCATGTTGGAGGAGAAAATTGCGGGAAATTATTATCCAGTTACGACAAGACTTGCGATTGAGGATGAAGAGACACGATTTGCAATGTTGACGGATCGCGCGCAAGGAGGCACGAGTTTGTTCGATGGATCATTGGAattaatg gtacatCGTCGCTTACTTCACGATGACGCATTTGGAGTTGCTGAGGCTCTCAACGAAAAAGGAGTTGATGGCAAAGGACTTGTAGCTCGTGGCAAACATTGGCTCGTAATTGGCAAGAAATCAACACCAAGCCCAACAATTTACGCTCGTGAACGTTTCTTGCAAAACCAGAAATTGCTCCCGAATTGGCTTTTCTTCAGCGATGCCAGCAAATTCGAATATGGTGACTGGATGAAATCCTATTCCAACATC tactCCGCACTATCTGTGTCCCTTCCAATGAACATCCACTTGCTCACTTTCGAGCCATGGCGTCGTGATAAATTGAACGGCGACTCGTATTTGCTCCGTTTCGAACATCTGTTGGAAAAAGATGAAGATCCCGAGTACTCAAAGCCCGTTACGTTCAACCTCCAAGACGTTTTCCGTGGTTTTGACATCGCCGAGTTGAAAGAAACCACCTTGGCTGGCAATCAATGGCTCGCAGACGCAAAACGATTCAAATTCACGCCAGATCCAAAGGAAATTCGCTTCGATAATGTTAATCAACGATACGATTATCGCATTAATCCGTACCAAAAAGCGACAAGTGATAACGAAGTTGATCCGGAGCGCGATACGGAAGAACTTAGTTTCAGAAAATACGGGTTGGATTACGAAATCACGTTGAAACCCATGCAAATTAGAACATTTGTGATGCAAATGAACCCAGAGTTGTACGATCATTAA
- the LOC134838085 gene encoding lysosomal alpha-mannosidase-like isoform X1 produces MRFIQIFAVTLFISVIQARPNQNFDSNLRIKIIRLQDDSNEELLKYAVKDEGAKCGYDSCPKPQKNKLNVHLVPHTHDDVGWLKTVDQYYYGSRSGIQKAGVQYILDSVVQALLNDPAKKFIYVESAFFFKWYDEQTPELQEKVKMLVNEGRLEFIGGAWSMNDEADTHYNSVVDQFTWGLRRLNDTFGECGRPKVGWQIDPFGHSREQASMFAQMGYDGLFFGRLDWQDKQNRLKTQTAEMIWHGSANLGESSDLFTGVLFNNYGPPPGFCWDVLCDDEPINDDRFSPDYNVQQRIDEFFAYVNVMAVMYRSNNVLVTMGEDFNYQDANMWYKNMDKLIKYGNERQKNNSDINLFYSTPSCYLKALYESELTWPEKSDDFFPYSSDPHAFWTGYFTSRPTVKRFERVGNHFLQVCKQLSSFSPVPADHYDAHLTALREAMGVMQHHDAITGTEKQKVAFDYARILYRGMQACNANVKTALNQLTTKDTDKTKKSEFSFSSCTRLNVSMCDVTETTEKFIVTAYNPLAHSVFEYIRVPVQGDNYLVQDYRNVEIKHQVVSVPDAVKRLDFRESNSTYELVFLAPELPPLGYKSFFVTRLKNKDSNASETKEQVQLKDSFPSTSEEGRVTIGNKYLNLSFGEDGFLESVTTEGVTHNLTQYFVWYQGAVGNNMEYLNRSSGAYIFRPNNTEQLVSKKAELQVVRGLHVEEVRQVFNDWVSQVVRVYREENFVEFEWMIGGIPTDDGLGKEVVSRFYSSVQSNGTFFTDSNGREMLRRERNHRDTWKVMLEEKIAGNYYPVTTRLAIEDEETRFAMLTDRAQGGTSLFDGSLELMVHRRLLHDDAFGVAEALNEKGVDGKGLVARGKHWLVIGKKSTPSPTIYARERFLQNQKLLPNWLFFSDASKFEYGDWMKSYSNIYSALSVSLPMNIHLLTFEPWRRDKLNGDSYLLRFEHLLEKDEDPEYSKPVTFNLQDVFRGFDIAELKETTLAGNQWLADAKRFKFTPDPKEIRFDNVNQRYDYRINPYQKATSDNEVDPERDTEELSFRKYGLDYEITLKPMQIRTFVMQMNPELYDH; encoded by the exons ATGAGGTTCATCCAAATATTTGCCGTGACGCTATTCATTAGCGTAATTCAAGCACGTcctaatcaaaattttgacagtaatTTGCGTATTAAAATCATTCGATTGCAAGACGATTCGAATGAAGAACTGCTCAAATATGCCGTCAAAGACGAAGGAGCTAAGTGTGGATATGAT tCTTGCCCAAAGCCGCAGAAAAATAAGCTGAATGTACATCTTGTCCCGCACACCCATGACGACGTTGGTTGGCTCAAAACCGTCGATCAGTACTACTACGGAAGTCGCAGTGGCATCCAAAAAGCTGGCGTTCAGTATATTTTGGATTCTGTGGTACAAGCTCTCTTAAATGATCCCGCAAAGAAGTTTATTTATGTCGAATCTGCCTTTTTCTTCAAATGGTATGACGAACAAACTCCCGAACtgcaagaaaaagtaaaaatgctCGTGAACGAAGGACGTTTAGAGTTCATCGGAggt gCTTGGAGCATGAATGACGAAGCCGACACACATTACAACAGTGTCGTTGATCAATTCACCTGGGGATTACGAAGATTGAATGATACCTTTGGGGAATGCGGCAGACCAAAAGTCGGTTGGCAAATCGATCCCTTTGGACATTCGCGTGAACAAGCATCGATGTTTGCTCAAATGGGTTACGATGGTTTGTTTTTCGGACGATTGGATTGGCAGGACAAGCAAAATCGCTTGAAAACTCAAACCGCGGAGATGATTTGGCATGGAAGTGCGAATTTGGGAGAAAGTAGCGATTTGTTCACTGGAGTGTTGTTTAATAATTATGGACCTCCGCCAGGTTTTTGTTGGGATGTGTTGTGTGATGATGAGCCAATTAATGATGATAGGTTCAGCCCGGATTATAATGTGCAACAAAGg attgatgaatttttcgcGTATGTGAATGTCATGGCGGTTATGTATCGTTCTAACAACGTTCTCGTAACGATGGGCGAGGACTTTAACTACCAGGATGCCAATATGTGGTACAAAAATATGGACAAACTCATAAA gtacGGCAACGAGCGTCAAAAGAACAATTCCGACATAAATCTCTTTTATTCGACACCTTCATGCTATTTGAAGGCATTATATGAGTCTGAACTCACCTGGCCCGAGAAATCCGACGACTTTTTCCCATATTCTTCTGATCCGCATGCCTTTTGGACGGGATATTTCACCTCACGCCCGACTGTGAAGCGATTTGAACGTGTcggaaatcattttttgcaagtttGTAAGCAACTTTCTTCTTTCTCGCCCGTTCCTGCGGACCATTATGATGCACATTTAACTGCTTTGCGTGAAGCGATGGGAGTGATGCAACATCATGACGCCATTACCGGCACAGAAAAGCAAAAAGTTGCCTTCGATTATGCGAGAATTTTGTATCGCGGAATGCAAGCCTGCAATGCGAATGTGAAAACGGCCTTGAATCAACTCACGACGAAAGACACGGATAAAACGAAGAAAAGTGAATTTTCGTTCAGTTCTTGCACGAGATTGAACGTCAGCATGTGCGATGTGACAGAAACGACGGAGAAATTTATTGTGACGGCATATAATCCGTTGGCGCATTCCGTCTTTGAATATATTCGAGTGCCAGTTCAAGGTGACAATTATTTGGTGCAGGATTATAGAAATGTGGAAATTAAGCATCAAGTTGTTTCGGTTCCGGATGCCGTGAAACGATTGGACTTTAGAGAAAGTAATTCGACGTATGAATTGGTGTTTTTGGCTCCGGAATTGCCTCCATTGGGTTATAAGAGTTTCTttgtt actcGACTCAAGAATAAAGACTCAAATGCTTCAGAAACAAAGGAACAAGTCCAATTGAAGGATAGCTTCCCATCGACATCGGAAGAGGGACGAGTGACAATCGGAAAtaag TACCTCAACCTCTCCTTCGGCGAAGACGGTTTCCTCGAATCTGTGACAACGGAAGGCGTCACTCACAACCTCACTCAATACTTTGTCTGGTATCAAGGAGCAGTCGGCAATAACATGGAATATTTGAATCGTTCCTCGGGTGCTTACATCTTCCGTCCCAACAACACGGAGCAACTTGTCTCCAAAAAGGCAGAACTCCAAGTCGTTCGCGGTTTGCATGTCGAGGAAGTTCGTCAAGTGTTCAACGACTGGGTGAGTCAAGTCGTTCGCGTTTATCGCGAAGAAAATTTCGTCGAATTCGAATGGATGATCGGAGGAATCCCCACGGACGACGGTCTTGGCAAGGAAGTTGTTTCACGTTTTTATAGTTCCGTCCAAAGCAACGGAACATTTTTCACTGATTCAAATGGGCGCGAAATGCTTCGCCGCGAAAGGAATCATCGTGACACATGGAAAGTCATGTTGGAGGAGAAAATTGCGGGAAATTATTATCCAGTTACGACAAGACTTGCGATTGAGGATGAAGAGACACGATTTGCAATGTTGACGGATCGCGCGCAAGGAGGCACGAGTTTGTTCGATGGATCATTGGAattaatg gtacatCGTCGCTTACTTCACGATGACGCATTTGGAGTTGCTGAGGCTCTCAACGAAAAAGGAGTTGATGGCAAAGGACTTGTAGCTCGTGGCAAACATTGGCTCGTAATTGGCAAGAAATCAACACCAAGCCCAACAATTTACGCTCGTGAACGTTTCTTGCAAAACCAGAAATTGCTCCCGAATTGGCTTTTCTTCAGCGATGCCAGCAAATTCGAATATGGTGACTGGATGAAATCCTATTCCAACATC tactCCGCACTATCTGTGTCCCTTCCAATGAACATCCACTTGCTCACTTTCGAGCCATGGCGTCGTGATAAATTGAACGGCGACTCGTATTTGCTCCGTTTCGAACATCTGTTGGAAAAAGATGAAGATCCCGAGTACTCAAAGCCCGTTACGTTCAACCTCCAAGACGTTTTCCGTGGTTTTGACATCGCCGAGTTGAAAGAAACCACCTTGGCTGGCAATCAATGGCTCGCAGACGCAAAACGATTCAAATTCACGCCAGATCCAAAGGAAATTCGCTTCGATAATGTTAATCAACGATACGATTATCGCATTAATCCGTACCAAAAAGCGACAAGTGATAACGAAGTTGATCCGGAGCGCGATACGGAAGAACTTAGTTTCAGAAAATACGGGTTGGATTACGAAATCACGTTGAAACCCATGCAAATTAGAACATTTGTGATGCAAATGAACCCAGAGTTGTACGATCATTAA
- the LOC134827312 gene encoding glutathione S-transferase, with the protein MPEYKVWYFNVKALGEPLRFLLSYGGLPFEDIRVTREEWPALKPSMPMGQMPILEVDGKRVHQSLAMCRYLAKQVGLVGADAWEDLQIDTVVDTVNDFRLKVAIVAYEPDDVVKEKKLITLNNEVIPFYLSKLNVIAKENNDHLALGRATWADVYFAGILDYLNYLTKKDLLSDYEHLRNVVTGVLGNENVAAYIRKRPITEV; encoded by the exons ATGCCAGAATACAAAGTTTGGTATTTCAATGTTAAGGCCTTGGGTGAGCCATTGCGTTTCTTGTTGTCCTATGGCGGACTCCCCTTCGAGGATATCAGAGTCACACGTGAAGAATGGCCAGCACTAAAACCCT CCATGCCAATGGGACAAATGCCTATTTTGGAAGTTGATGGCAAGCGTGTTCATCAATCATTGGCCATGTGCCGGTATTTAGCAAAACAAGTTGGTCTTGTTGGTGCTGATGCATGGGAAGATTTGCAAATTGACACCGTTGTCGATACCGTCAATGACTTCCGTTTGA aggTTGCCATCGTAGCTTATGAGCCTGATGATGTTGTCAAAGAGAAGAAACTCATTACATTGAATAATGAAGTGATTCCCTTCTACTTGAGCAAATTGAATGTGATTGCTAAGGAAAATAACGATCATTTGGCATTGGGACGA gcAACATGGGCCGACGTTTATTTCGCCGGAATTTTAGACTACCTCAACTACTTGACCAAGAAGGATTTACTCAGTGACTACGAGCACTTGAGAAATGTCGTTACTGGCGTATTGGGAAATGAAAATGTCGCCGCTTACATTAGGAAACGTCCAATTACTGaagtttaa